In the Leptotrichia sp. oral taxon 847 genome, one interval contains:
- a CDS encoding RelA/SpoT family protein → MEQEKVINKTSKELLQQLLDRIQKNNLNVDTEEISQAFTLANESHTGQKRKSGENYILHPIEVAKILADLKMDTDTIVAGILHDVVEDTLITLPDIEYIFGADVRKLVDGVTKLRNLPRTDSKKIENIRKMVVAMSEDIRVVIIKLADRLHNMRTLKYMTPAKQLEKSKETLEIFAPIAHRIGMSKIKSELEDISFRYLHPKEYQEIKELVNTKKQEREDYTKKVILEIEKELKKHNLKGEVTGRPKHLYSIYRKMIEKEKKFADLNDLIAVRIIVEKEDECYNALGIIHNLFIPVPGRFKDYIAAPKSNGYQSIHTTVKGPEKQKVEIQIRTKQMHQIAEDGVAAHWKYKDKKYKEKKSKDEEYYAAVKKIIEKNANNENNEEERTKSFAREVTGDVLNQTIFVFTPKGDVIELPKNSTALDFAFQIHTQIGYRTIGAKINDRIVQLNQTLENGDKVEVLTSKNTKGPGKDWITMVNNHSSRLKIRKWFKDKEFLEKSKEGEQLLEKEFEKLGLKLKDVEEEEKVFLYMKKFNISTKELLFYKFATGDLSLDGFLKKFETKQEKKLEEVLEEEQEKGNKRKEKSQGGIKISGTENTMYRFAKCCSPLPGDEICGYVTRGRGIAIHRKDCKNFQKLMETESDREVEVFWDEEEIRKNTTRYQFNFSLKAYDRNGLLLDIIRILNEYKMEIVNVNTNLLKENGNQLCLMHLGIMIRNREDFDKLSNNLKSMKDVIEIIK, encoded by the coding sequence ATGGAACAGGAAAAAGTGATAAATAAAACGTCAAAAGAACTATTGCAGCAGCTTTTGGACAGAATTCAAAAAAATAATTTGAATGTGGATACTGAAGAGATTTCACAAGCTTTTACATTGGCAAATGAGTCGCATACTGGACAAAAGAGGAAAAGTGGAGAAAATTATATTTTACATCCGATAGAAGTCGCAAAAATTCTGGCTGATTTAAAGATGGATACGGATACGATTGTTGCTGGGATACTTCACGATGTTGTGGAAGATACGTTAATTACATTGCCTGATATTGAGTATATTTTTGGAGCAGATGTCAGAAAACTGGTTGACGGAGTTACAAAACTTAGAAATTTGCCACGAACGGACAGTAAAAAGATAGAAAATATTCGTAAGATGGTAGTGGCGATGTCTGAGGATATCAGGGTCGTAATTATAAAACTTGCTGATAGACTTCATAATATGAGAACGCTAAAATATATGACGCCTGCAAAGCAACTTGAAAAGTCTAAGGAAACACTTGAAATTTTTGCACCGATTGCACATAGGATTGGAATGTCAAAAATAAAGTCAGAGCTGGAAGACATAAGTTTTAGATATTTGCATCCAAAGGAATATCAAGAAATTAAAGAACTTGTAAATACAAAAAAACAGGAAAGGGAAGATTACACAAAAAAAGTTATATTAGAAATTGAAAAAGAGCTTAAAAAACATAATTTAAAAGGAGAGGTTACAGGAAGACCTAAGCATCTTTATAGCATTTATCGTAAAATGATTGAAAAGGAAAAGAAATTTGCTGATTTGAATGATTTGATAGCGGTTAGGATAATTGTTGAAAAGGAAGATGAATGCTATAATGCACTTGGGATAATTCACAATTTATTTATTCCAGTTCCAGGGAGATTTAAAGATTACATCGCTGCGCCAAAGTCAAATGGGTATCAGTCCATTCACACAACGGTAAAAGGACCCGAAAAGCAAAAAGTGGAAATTCAAATTAGAACAAAACAGATGCATCAAATTGCCGAAGATGGAGTTGCAGCGCACTGGAAATACAAAGATAAAAAATACAAAGAAAAAAAATCAAAAGACGAGGAATATTATGCAGCTGTCAAAAAAATTATTGAGAAAAATGCTAATAATGAAAATAATGAAGAAGAAAGAACGAAAAGTTTTGCAAGAGAAGTTACAGGAGATGTACTAAATCAGACAATTTTTGTGTTTACTCCAAAAGGCGATGTCATAGAGCTTCCAAAAAATTCAACGGCTCTTGATTTCGCATTTCAAATTCACACACAAATTGGTTACAGAACAATTGGGGCTAAAATTAACGATAGAATAGTTCAGCTTAACCAGACTCTTGAGAATGGGGATAAAGTCGAAGTTCTAACCTCCAAAAATACAAAAGGTCCAGGAAAAGATTGGATAACGATGGTAAATAACCATAGCTCAAGATTAAAAATCAGAAAATGGTTCAAAGATAAGGAGTTTTTAGAAAAATCAAAAGAAGGTGAACAATTATTAGAAAAAGAATTTGAAAAATTAGGACTAAAATTAAAAGATGTTGAAGAAGAAGAAAAAGTATTTTTGTATATGAAAAAATTTAATATTTCTACAAAAGAATTACTTTTTTATAAATTTGCAACAGGGGATTTATCACTTGATGGATTTTTGAAAAAATTTGAGACAAAACAGGAAAAAAAACTGGAAGAAGTTTTGGAAGAAGAACAGGAGAAAGGAAATAAAAGGAAAGAAAAAAGTCAAGGTGGAATAAAAATTTCAGGAACAGAAAATACGATGTACCGTTTTGCAAAATGTTGTAGTCCGCTTCCCGGAGATGAAATTTGTGGATATGTAACTCGAGGTAGAGGAATTGCAATTCACAGAAAAGACTGTAAAAATTTTCAAAAATTGATGGAAACTGAATCAGATAGAGAAGTTGAAGTATTTTGGGATGAAGAGGAAATCCGCAAAAATACAACAAGATACCAGTTTAATTTTTCATTGAAGGCATACGATAGAAATGGACTTCTTTTAGACATCATAAGAATCTTAAATGAGTATAAGATGGAAATTGTAAACGTCAATACAAACCTTTTAAAAGAAAATGGAAATCAGCTTTGCCTTATGCATCTGGGAATAATGATAAGAAATAGAGAAGATTTTGACAAACTTTCAAACAATCTAAAATCAATGAAAGATGTAATTGAGATAATAAAATAA
- a CDS encoding autotransporter outer membrane beta-barrel domain-containing protein, with amino-acid sequence MLKEIEHYFKSLIKRKEKYTKALLITFLMTGALGFSVPITPNANGEYIVNSGTGDGDVLNYNNYSHGVFRISEGKKFIFTGQGDIDSRTPSPLFTPRTLITVTDSNTEFKTIGQIGVSNHIDMNFDSSKEAILYTVTNPITGANSSATNQKVTLKDVFITAPNSTVPTVKVEAKNGYGIKNAELNLIGTNGFKSQIHSAADGWLVEVDADEANGVYSELTVNGIDDSTEGDGGTQILGLMTKHGKSILNVNLVGGAYWGLSKNSSLSEQRATINSLNIDKKSFLSFDESNVTESDGVTSIYHIKLTSDGINNDGTLNNSGLIQLTNDSNKDKLIIEGNYHGDNGRIEMNTVWNAPGGENGENSESDLVYITGNATGTTKVVPIYIDDTPQENIFENYIPGNVQQLSQRINSVPVVKVAGNSSPTTFTGTAKTAGAAEAQLTSRRVNGIWEYYWTIAPLGSANLGVIAGTGGTSGGTTPSSKPIYIMAQPVAAYVLMPKVNLEMGYETIGTLHERRGENQILNLENMSKDKGQIWTRIFGRGLNEKGKERFEYENDIYGVQAGYDFKINEDLKGNTHLLGGYIAYNRANTDFFDRYRAENGYISDDKFTGKGKSESISLGLTKTKYTPNGSYYDLVGQMSFLQNKYDSRDNYDAKQKGYGLLLSAEVGRPFKFSKNISDSSWSIEPQAQLAYQYLHTKSFNDGLRDVSQDNRNGLRARAGVRISYDKNSEATNRTNTYYAIANVWHDLIKNNNKYANIGLDKVGEKYGTTWGEIGIGAQAPVGQKSNLYVDTRYEHSFGNEKRSGYKGTIGFKHTF; translated from the coding sequence ATGTTAAAGGAGATTGAACATTATTTTAAAAGTTTAATCAAAAGAAAAGAAAAATACACAAAAGCGTTATTGATTACATTTTTAATGACAGGAGCATTAGGATTTTCTGTTCCAATCACTCCAAATGCAAATGGAGAATATATTGTAAATTCTGGTACTGGAGATGGGGATGTTCTTAATTATAATAATTATTCACATGGTGTTTTTAGGATTAGTGAAGGTAAAAAATTTATTTTTACAGGACAAGGAGATATAGATTCAAGAACGCCAAGTCCTTTATTTACACCCAGAACTTTGATAACAGTTACAGATTCGAATACTGAATTTAAAACGATTGGTCAGATTGGAGTATCAAATCATATTGACATGAATTTTGATTCATCAAAAGAAGCAATTTTATATACAGTAACAAATCCAATTACAGGAGCAAATTCTAGTGCTACAAATCAGAAAGTAACTTTAAAAGATGTTTTTATAACAGCACCAAATTCAACAGTGCCTACTGTAAAAGTTGAAGCTAAGAATGGATACGGAATAAAAAATGCGGAACTTAATTTAATCGGTACTAATGGTTTTAAATCACAAATTCATTCAGCTGCTGATGGTTGGTTAGTTGAAGTTGATGCAGATGAAGCAAATGGTGTTTATTCAGAATTGACAGTTAATGGAATAGATGATAGCACTGAAGGTGATGGTGGGACACAAATATTAGGTTTGATGACAAAACATGGAAAATCTATTTTAAATGTAAATTTGGTAGGTGGAGCATATTGGGGATTAAGTAAAAATAGTTCTCTTTCTGAACAAAGAGCGACAATTAATTCATTAAATATAGATAAAAAATCCTTTCTATCATTTGATGAAAGTAATGTTACAGAAAGTGATGGGGTAACTTCAATTTATCATATAAAATTGACATCTGATGGAATTAATAATGATGGAACTTTAAATAACAGTGGACTTATTCAGTTAACAAATGATTCCAACAAGGATAAACTTATTATAGAAGGAAATTATCATGGAGATAATGGTAGAATTGAAATGAATACTGTTTGGAATGCACCAGGTGGTGAAAATGGAGAAAATTCAGAATCAGATTTAGTCTACATCACAGGAAATGCAACTGGAACAACAAAAGTAGTACCAATTTATATTGATGATACCCCACAAGAAAATATATTTGAAAATTATATTCCTGGAAATGTTCAGCAACTATCGCAACGAATAAACAGTGTCCCAGTTGTAAAAGTAGCTGGAAATTCATCACCAACTACGTTTACTGGAACTGCAAAAACTGCGGGAGCGGCAGAAGCACAGCTTACTAGTAGACGAGTTAATGGAATTTGGGAATATTACTGGACTATTGCGCCGCTTGGAAGTGCAAATTTAGGAGTGATTGCTGGAACAGGCGGAACAAGTGGTGGAACAACCCCTTCTTCTAAACCAATATACATAATGGCACAGCCAGTTGCTGCGTATGTCTTGATGCCAAAAGTTAATTTGGAAATGGGATATGAAACTATTGGGACACTTCATGAAAGAAGAGGAGAAAATCAAATTTTAAATTTAGAAAATATGTCAAAAGATAAAGGTCAAATTTGGACTAGAATTTTTGGGCGTGGATTAAATGAAAAAGGAAAAGAAAGATTTGAATATGAAAATGATATTTATGGAGTCCAAGCGGGATATGACTTTAAAATAAATGAAGATTTGAAGGGAAACACTCATTTATTGGGTGGATATATTGCCTATAACAGAGCAAATACGGATTTCTTTGACAGATACAGAGCAGAAAATGGATATATTTCTGATGATAAGTTTACAGGGAAAGGAAAATCGGAAAGTATTTCTTTAGGACTTACAAAAACTAAATATACACCAAATGGCTCATATTACGATTTAGTTGGACAAATGTCATTTTTACAAAATAAATATGATTCAAGAGATAATTATGATGCAAAACAAAAAGGTTATGGACTATTATTGTCAGCGGAAGTTGGAAGACCGTTTAAATTTTCTAAAAATATAAGTGACAGCAGCTGGTCAATCGAGCCACAAGCGCAGTTAGCTTATCAATATTTACACACAAAATCATTTAATGACGGTTTAAGAGATGTAAGTCAAGACAATAGAAACGGATTAAGAGCAAGAGCGGGAGTAAGAATTTCATACGATAAAAATTCAGAAGCCACAAATAGAACAAACACATATTATGCGATAGCAAATGTATGGCATGATTTGATAAAAAATAATAACAAGTACGCAAATATAGGACTTGATAAAGTAGGCGAAAAATACGGTACAACTTGGGGAGAAATAGGAATAGGCGCTCAAGCTCCAGTAGGACAAAAAAGCAATTTGTATGTAGATACAAGATATGAACATTCATTTGGAAATGAAAAACGTTCAGGATATAAAGGAACTATCGGGTTTAAACATACTTTTTAA
- a CDS encoding translocation/assembly module TamB domain-containing protein: MKYLKKSLMVFIPLLMSLIALKYYISTSHFKSTLTNVLKTNVLNVEFTKVRLYGFSQIQIDNLKVKDLSGNVVIDAKRAVAKINLFMPTRLSKIDIYNATVNLERGKNNDFNIFHIVKENKKAKTFDRTSRLGKLFIHDVLLNYADTSYKNKIKKSLKSVNGNLEISKSRGFSLMAKGIGNLNPDNTTENLKIELKQMIKSSQSTKSMFDKIKNSDNRRKEFHLNFDFGNVRATKELGQYAPLEMITIKDGILNGKLNLSNNKVTKTMEAIGNLNVKNGRLSYVDFEGDIDKINANINLTKEKIVVDASSKLSGKPVSLLLTYGHLDKKLNLKIKTKEVPYSQIARYKILKDFNVKAKGNITGELNVRVDTQKNEKENKNKGKKKFKDAKVELDGKFSSKKITIANYDFSNVTTKMKLSTEKKLLTLTDSAFRFDEVISGFHIKNDVKVPKFTYDLNKKTGKGNYILINKGSDYNIPKFVGSAKISSKNVISGTLISRKLSADYVINPKAKTLLVNAKGNGYITIKYNGKKYVLNPDVKKLFVKFDEKHILRSGHIKAKIKNLPIKMIDSIIANININRGNYDIKADVHTGGTVISVKGTTTSNMKHSYSVQSKGKMDLAKLLRNYGYNFKGLNKAKLPFDIKVKINGTNNKISGSYELYSPYGEYIVEYENLHANGKINDLRKLDLDMYVNAAEVWLEYQRLKNLTAKLNLKNDILKIQSFGNDKLFATGSYNLKTRHTKFDAELKNYVLYGTFDPQVSMYVDSLKANVSGTPDNLNGKIVLTPSTTKINFNTIGKTRAYLDVKNSVINFRDVSLRDNNISGTYNLRNGVANLAFNLNENDIPKLLKKNDLTFGTRSKVNLKGDLNKFDLSGQVILENMSYRSYKIPHIVADIDYSNGNIDKLFKYGIFDIKNLKFVGENNETLFETNTKFDLANVNIDYKVEDHNFALDSVQDLKNKGYSGNIDFNFFYKGSFEKFLTGLRIKSDKVTLAGFPVTDVDIDLQGNNKTVNIGLFNLNYENNPLVVSGYVDYSPIKYDISVLAQNFNLDFLTANKDVSEASGVANIDAVISNSNGTSGHILLNNFNYKTKDALTLVDNVNANIDLQGTKLIVNRLDGGFNNGTFNVGGNLDVPTIPADFMKTKRLQFGKFELNAELNKLGLHYGTDIDYALTGNLILTEERLFGNLIVSDAEIRQIPDFANKQDSKLSEEQKEKQAKDKSIVEGVVEEVLDKILKQYTVNLDVQVGEKVKLNIPSVSLVRNIKGTIKGTSEISFENGQIGIIGDFNVSKGSFYLNGNEFKIDNSVVRLSKSTSETDFMSNAYVVFEASTKVGGERIEVDVTGNINNPDIRFSSSSGKTREEIISLLAFDTVVGNKEKKDSKDNSEDGLVVAGSLLNTALNELIFSSITDKIGGALGLSKLAVSTNVDKSDKTGKYSASTTLTLQDKLYKDKVYWNLAIKFPFQSSKEQEDNPIGYNAWLSYNVATGLDFRLGGETARKNNKINTNTTKKQNKINYYFGVDFSTKANSIGDLFRKIFKKRKLDTLTK, from the coding sequence ATGAAATATTTAAAAAAATCTTTAATGGTTTTTATACCGCTTCTAATGTCTTTGATTGCATTAAAATATTATATTTCAACATCACATTTTAAGTCGACATTGACGAATGTTTTAAAAACAAATGTGTTAAATGTTGAGTTTACCAAAGTCCGGCTTTATGGGTTTAGTCAAATTCAGATTGATAATTTGAAAGTTAAAGATCTGTCGGGAAATGTGGTAATTGATGCAAAAAGAGCGGTTGCAAAAATAAATTTATTTATGCCAACCAGGCTTAGTAAGATAGATATTTACAATGCAACTGTAAATTTGGAGCGAGGGAAAAACAATGATTTTAATATTTTTCACATAGTGAAAGAGAATAAAAAGGCAAAAACATTTGACAGAACAAGTAGACTTGGAAAACTTTTTATTCACGATGTGCTACTTAACTACGCTGATACGAGTTATAAAAATAAGATAAAAAAATCTTTAAAAAGTGTAAATGGAAATCTGGAAATTTCAAAATCTCGTGGATTTTCATTGATGGCTAAGGGAATAGGAAATTTAAATCCAGATAATACAACTGAAAATTTGAAAATTGAGTTAAAACAGATGATAAAATCTAGTCAGTCTACAAAATCAATGTTTGATAAAATAAAAAATAGTGATAATAGAAGAAAAGAATTTCATTTGAATTTTGATTTTGGAAATGTGAGAGCAACAAAAGAGCTAGGACAATATGCTCCACTGGAAATGATTACAATAAAAGATGGAATTTTAAACGGGAAACTTAATTTGTCAAATAACAAAGTTACTAAAACTATGGAAGCAATTGGTAATTTGAACGTAAAAAACGGAAGATTAAGTTATGTTGATTTTGAAGGCGATATTGACAAAATTAATGCAAATATTAATCTTACAAAAGAAAAAATTGTCGTTGATGCAAGTTCAAAATTATCAGGAAAACCGGTTTCGCTACTTTTGACTTATGGACATCTGGACAAAAAGCTCAATTTAAAAATAAAAACTAAGGAAGTTCCTTATTCACAAATTGCAAGGTACAAAATTTTAAAAGATTTTAACGTAAAGGCGAAAGGAAATATTACTGGAGAATTAAATGTGAGAGTTGACACTCAAAAAAACGAAAAAGAAAATAAGAATAAGGGAAAAAAGAAATTCAAAGATGCAAAAGTTGAACTAGATGGGAAATTTTCATCAAAAAAAATAACTATAGCAAATTATGATTTTAGTAATGTAACTACAAAAATGAAACTTTCCACTGAAAAAAAACTTTTGACATTAACCGATTCGGCTTTTCGTTTTGATGAGGTGATAAGCGGATTTCACATAAAAAATGACGTAAAAGTTCCAAAATTTACATACGATTTGAATAAAAAGACAGGAAAAGGTAATTATATTCTGATAAACAAAGGCTCTGATTACAATATTCCAAAATTTGTAGGAAGTGCTAAAATTTCAAGTAAAAATGTTATTTCTGGGACACTTATTTCAAGAAAACTAAGTGCCGATTATGTTATAAATCCAAAGGCAAAAACGCTTCTTGTAAATGCAAAAGGAAACGGTTACATAACTATCAAATACAATGGGAAAAAATATGTTTTAAATCCAGATGTGAAAAAATTATTTGTTAAATTTGATGAAAAACATATTCTTCGTTCGGGACATATAAAAGCAAAAATTAAAAATTTGCCGATAAAAATGATCGATAGTATAATTGCAAATATAAATATAAACAGAGGAAATTATGACATAAAAGCTGATGTGCATACTGGTGGAACAGTGATAAGTGTAAAAGGTACAACAACGTCAAATATGAAACATTCTTACAGTGTACAAAGTAAGGGCAAAATGGATTTAGCGAAACTTTTAAGAAATTATGGCTATAATTTTAAAGGATTAAATAAAGCAAAATTACCTTTTGATATAAAGGTGAAAATTAATGGTACAAACAATAAAATTTCAGGAAGCTATGAACTTTACAGTCCTTATGGAGAATATATAGTAGAATATGAAAATTTACACGCAAATGGGAAGATTAATGATCTAAGAAAATTGGATCTGGATATGTATGTCAATGCTGCCGAAGTTTGGTTGGAATATCAAAGACTAAAAAATTTAACAGCAAAACTTAATTTAAAAAATGACATTTTAAAAATTCAAAGTTTTGGAAATGATAAATTGTTTGCGACTGGAAGCTATAATTTAAAAACAAGACATACAAAATTTGATGCCGAGTTAAAAAATTATGTTTTATACGGTACATTTGACCCGCAAGTAAGTATGTATGTGGACAGTTTAAAGGCAAATGTTTCTGGAACGCCAGATAATTTAAACGGTAAAATTGTTTTAACTCCATCGACAACAAAAATTAATTTTAACACGATTGGGAAAACAAGAGCATATTTGGATGTAAAAAATAGCGTAATAAACTTTAGGGACGTTTCTTTAAGAGATAATAATATTTCTGGAACATATAATTTAAGAAACGGAGTAGCTAATTTGGCATTTAATTTGAATGAAAATGATATTCCAAAATTATTGAAAAAGAACGATTTAACATTTGGAACAAGATCAAAAGTTAATTTAAAAGGTGATTTAAATAAATTTGACTTGTCTGGACAGGTAATCTTAGAAAATATGAGTTACAGAAGTTATAAAATTCCACACATTGTGGCAGATATTGATTATAGCAATGGAAATATTGACAAACTGTTTAAATACGGTATATTTGATATAAAAAATTTGAAATTTGTCGGAGAAAATAATGAAACTTTATTTGAGACAAATACGAAATTTGATTTAGCGAACGTTAATATTGACTACAAGGTTGAAGATCATAATTTTGCGCTAGATTCTGTACAGGACTTAAAAAATAAAGGATACAGTGGAAACATTGATTTTAATTTCTTTTATAAAGGAAGTTTTGAAAAGTTTTTAACAGGATTAAGAATAAAATCTGATAAAGTAACTCTAGCTGGATTCCCAGTAACTGATGTGGACATAGATCTTCAAGGTAATAATAAAACGGTAAATATAGGGTTATTTAACTTAAATTATGAAAATAATCCACTTGTAGTAAGCGGATATGTTGATTATTCACCAATAAAATACGATATTTCTGTATTGGCACAAAATTTTAATTTGGACTTTTTAACAGCGAATAAAGATGTGAGTGAAGCTAGTGGAGTAGCAAATATTGATGCCGTTATTTCAAATAGCAATGGAACTTCAGGACATATTTTGCTAAATAACTTCAATTATAAAACGAAAGATGCATTGACATTAGTGGACAACGTTAACGCAAATATTGATTTGCAAGGTACAAAACTTATTGTAAATCGATTGGACGGTGGATTTAATAACGGGACATTTAATGTCGGTGGAAATTTGGACGTGCCAACGATACCAGCAGATTTTATGAAAACAAAACGTTTACAATTTGGCAAGTTTGAATTAAATGCGGAATTGAATAAATTGGGACTTCATTATGGAACTGATATTGATTATGCTCTTACAGGGAATTTGATATTGACAGAAGAAAGATTGTTTGGAAATCTAATTGTAAGTGATGCTGAAATTAGACAGATACCCGATTTTGCAAATAAACAAGATTCAAAATTATCTGAGGAACAAAAAGAAAAACAAGCCAAAGATAAGAGTATTGTAGAAGGTGTAGTTGAAGAAGTGCTTGATAAAATCTTAAAACAGTATACTGTTAATTTAGATGTTCAAGTTGGTGAAAAAGTGAAATTAAATATTCCGAGCGTCAGTCTTGTGAGAAATATAAAAGGTACAATAAAAGGTACTTCTGAAATTTCTTTTGAAAATGGACAAATTGGAATAATAGGTGATTTTAATGTTTCAAAAGGTTCATTTTACTTAAATGGAAATGAATTTAAAATAGATAACTCGGTAGTGCGTCTTTCAAAATCAACTTCAGAAACTGACTTTATGTCAAACGCATACGTTGTATTTGAAGCTAGTACAAAAGTTGGTGGAGAAAGAATAGAAGTAGATGTTACTGGAAATATAAATAATCCTGATATTAGATTTAGTTCAAGTTCTGGAAAAACAAGAGAAGAAATAATTTCTCTTTTAGCCTTTGACACAGTTGTCGGAAATAAAGAAAAAAAAGATAGCAAAGATAACTCAGAAGATGGGCTAGTTGTCGCAGGTTCACTTTTAAATACTGCATTAAATGAGTTGATTTTTTCTTCAATAACTGATAAAATTGGAGGGGCATTAGGACTATCAAAACTAGCTGTATCGACAAATGTGGATAAATCGGATAAAACTGGTAAATACAGTGCTTCAACAACATTAACACTACAAGATAAATTATACAAAGATAAAGTGTACTGGAATTTAGCAATAAAATTTCCTTTCCAATCTTCAAAAGAACAGGAAGACAATCCGATAGGCTACAATGCTTGGTTAAGTTATAATGTCGCAACTGGTCTTGATTTTAGACTTGGAGGAGAAACAGCAAGAAAAAATAATAAAATAAATACAAATACAACGAAAAAACAAAACAAAATAAATTATTATTTTGGAGTTGATTTTTCAACGAAAGCCAATAGTATTGGTGATTTATTTAGAAAAATATTCAAAAAAAGAAAATTGGATACATTAACAAAATAG